The following proteins come from a genomic window of Syngnathus acus chromosome 15, fSynAcu1.2, whole genome shotgun sequence:
- the pyroxd2 gene encoding pyridine nucleotide-disulfide oxidoreductase domain-containing protein 2 encodes MPAAVMWTHRARRVTTVLGSVARAYTHAAFRSHYDALVIGGGHNGLVAAAYLQKGGLQTAVLERRHVLGGAAVTEELFPGFHFSRCSYLLSLLRPHIHADLELKKHGLKVYMRDPHAFTPMLEEGVMGRPPRSLTLGSDLAENQKEIGKFSQKDAKAFSEFILHLEKLAGAIHPLLDAPPVDIPGVTTGSFKRRLAAAKTLKPVVKCGLKLGRNIPEFYEIITAPIMKILNRWFESEPLKATLATDGVIGATTSPCNPGSGYVLLHHVMGELEKEKGAWGYVEGGMGGVSKALANAARSYGADIFTEKDVENIVVDSDGAARGVVLKDGTEIHSRIVLSNATPYVTFKNLTPQGALSSEFLKAVDQIDYTSPVTKINVAVDKLPNFRAAPTPDNKPGPHHQCSIHINCESVDILEAAYMDVMNGRPSTRPMIEMTIPSVLDPTLAPSGSHVVSLFTQFTPFHIEGREWTEQDKEAYADNVFDWVEKYAPGFKQSVVGRDILTPPDLERIFGLTGGNIFHGSMSLDQLYLARPLPSLSDYRTPIKGLYLCGSGSHPGGGVMGSPGWNAALTAMADLKRR; translated from the exons ATGCCTGCTGCTGTAATGTGGACTCATCGTGCACGGAGGGTCACGACCGTTTTGGGCTCTGTGGCAAGAGCCTACACACACGCCGCTTTTAGATCACACTATGACGCACTGGTCATCGGTGGAG GACACAATGGACTAGTGGCA GCTGCCTACCTTCAGAAGGGAGGTTTGCAGACAGCAGTGCTAGAGCGCAGACATGTGCTTGGAGGTGCAGCGGTGACAGAGGAGCTCTTCCCCG GTTTCCATTTCTCCAGATGTTCCTATTTGCTCAGCTTATTACGGCCACACATTCACGCGGACTTGGAGCTGAAG AAACATGGGCTGAAGGTGTATATGAGGGATCCCCATGCTTTTACTCCAATGTTGGAGGAGGGGGTAATGGGTAGGCCACCAAGGTCACTCACACTAGGCTCGGACCTCGCCGAGAACCAGAAGGAGATCGGCAAATTTTCCCAGAAAGATGCAAAG GCTTTttcagaatttattttgcaccTTGAGAAGCTAGCAGGCGCTATCCACCCACTCCTGGATGCACCTCCTGTTGACATTCCAGGGGTCACAACTGGCTCATTCAAGAGGAGGCTGGCCGCTGCCAAAACACTGAAGCCTGTTGTCAAATGCG GATTGAAATTAGGCCGGAACATTCCAGAGTTTTACGAAATCATAACAGCGCCAATCATGAAG ATCCTGAATCGTTGGTTCGAGTCAGAGCCACTGAAAGCAACCTTGGCTACAGACGGTGTGATTGGAGCCACAACCAGTCCCTGCAATCCTGGCAGCGG GTACGTTCTCTTGCATCACGTGATGGGAGagttagaaaaagaaaaaggtgcTTGGGGTTATGTGGAAGGCGGAATGGGAGGTGTGTCGAAGGCTTTAGCCAACGCCGCCCGATCTTACGGCGCAGACATTTTCACCGAAAAG GATGTAGAAAATATTGTTGTTGACTCAGATGGTGCTGCCAGGGGAGTTGTGCTGAAGGATGGCACAGAGATTCATAGTAGAATAGTTCTTTCAAATGCCACCCCTTATGTCACATTCAAGAACCTCACACCGCAg GGTGCCCTTTCATCAGAATTCTTAAAAGCTGTCGATCAAATCGATTACACCTCACCTGTCACCAAGATTAATG TGGCAGTGGACAAGCTGCCAAACTTTCGGGCAGCTCCCACACCAGACAACAAACCAGGACCTCATCATCAGTGCTCCATTCACATCAACTGTGAGAGTGTGGACATACTGGAGGCGGCCTATATGGACGTTATGAATGGACGCCCCTCGACGAG GCCTATGATTGAAATGACCATCCCGTCTGTGTTGGACCCAACTTTGGCGCCCTCTGGCAGCCATGTTGTGTCACTGTTCACACAGTTCACCCCCTTCCACATTGAGGGAAGAGAGTGGACTGAGCAGGACAAGGAGGCCTATGCAGATAACG TTTTTGACTGGGTGGAGAAATATGCCCCTGGATTCAAACAGTCGGTGGTGGGTAGGGACATCCTAACTCCGCCTGACCTGGAGCGTATTTTTGGGCTCACCGGAGGG AATATCTTTCATGGATCAATGTCGCTGGACCAGCTGTACCTCGCGCGACCATTGCCCTCACTCTCAGACTACCGTACGCCAATTAAAGGCCTGTATCTTTGTGGCAGTGGCAGTCATCCAG GGGGAGGTGTGATGGGATCTCCTGGATGGAATGCTGCACTAACCGCCATGGCTGACCTGAAACGCCGCTGA
- the slc25a28 gene encoding mitoferrin-2 yields MEADGFVRKRRMTAESAGNDPGVAGASAGAEVRWLGGRFLGVSESIVGSLSPRIGGETELQTADLTRNAQDQTDDSEPDYEGLPQGASTSTHMLAGAVAGIMEHCLMFPIDCVKTRMQSLQPDPAARYRNVMDALRRIVATEGAWRPMRGLNVTAIGAGPAHALYFASYEKLKKTLSDVIHPGANSHLANGAAGCVATLLHDAAMNPSEVVKQRMQMYNSPYRGALDCIRAVWQKEGPGAFYRSYTTQLTMNVPFQALHFMTYEYLQELLNPHRQYNPSSHMLSGALAGALAAAATTPLDVCKTLLNTQESLALSSLSTSQGAHRHITGLAQAFRTVYSLGGLRGYFKGVQARVIYQMPSTAISWSVYEFFKYGLTKHQHDKRRAQQMEAEM; encoded by the exons ATGGAAGCGGATGGATTTGTAAGGAAGCGTCGGATGACAGCGGAGTCTGCAGGCAACGATCCCGGGGTTGCTGGCGCATCAGCCGGGGCAGAAGTTCGATGGCTGGGGGGCAGGTTCCTGGGAGTTTCGGAAAGTATCGTGGGTAGCCTTTCGCCGAGGATCGGAGGCGAGACCGAACTACAGACTGCTGATTTGACCCGTAACGCTCAGGATCAAACAGATGACTCTGAACCGGACTACGAGGGCTTGCCACAGGGAGCCTCCACGAGCACGCACATGTTGGCCGGAGCCGTGGCCGGGATTATGGAGCACTGCCTCATGTTCCCCATCGATTGTGTTAAG ACAAGAATGCAGAGCCTCCAGCCCGACCCGGCCGCCCGCTACCGGAACGTGATGGATGCCCTCCGCCGTATCGTGGCCACGGAGGGAGCGTGGCGGCCAATGAGAGGCCTGAACGTGACCGCCATAGGAGCGGGGCCTGCCCATGCCCTGTACTTTGCCAGCTATGAGAAACTCAAAAAGACTCTGAGTGATGTGATCCACCCCGGGGCTAACAGCCATTTGGCTAATG GAGCAGCCGGATGTGTGGCCACTCTGCTTCACGATGCAGCCATGAATCCATCAGAAG TTGTGAAGCAGCGCATGCAGATGTACAACTCCCCTTACCGCGGCGCGTTGGACTGCATACGCGCCGTGTGGCAGAAGGAAGGCCCGGGGGCGTTCTACCGCAGCTACACCACCCAGCTGACTATGAACGTGCCCTTCCAAGCGCTCCACTTCATGACTTATGAATACCTGCAGGAGCTGCTCAACCCCCACAGACAATACAACCCCTCGTCCCACATGCTGTCCGGTGCCCTGGCCGGGGCCCTagctgccgccgccaccacgCCGCTGGACGTGTGCAAGACCCTCCTCAACACCCAAGAGTCGCTTGCCCTCAGCTCCCTGTCGACCAGCCAAGGAGCCCACAGACATATCACAGGCCTGGCCCAGGCCTTCCGGACGGTATATAGCCTGGGCGGCCTGCGGGGCTACTTCAAGGGAGTGCAAGCGCGAGTCATCTACCAGATGCCCTCCACAGCCATCAGCTGGTCCGTATACGAGTTCTTCAAGTATGGACTCACCAAGCACCAGCACGACAAGAGGCGAGCGCAGCAGATGGAGGCGGAGATGTAA
- the nkx2.3 gene encoding homeobox protein Nkx-2.3, with product MLPSPVITSSSTPFSVKDILKLELQQQSQEFQFISCFSGLSGALPVQTGAFRAHSPPSCMLARRDSPSPISSESDERMSYLGALAGADRLHAESGLPVEMFSNPAQIHPVELELENEQEEDRDTKVGCASRCEGAEKPPGKQQRTRRKPRVLFSQTQVFELERRFKRQRYLSAPEREHLAGSLKLTPTQVKIWFQNRRYKCKRQRQDKTLEMAGHHHHHHHHHPPGPPPPPPPPRRVAVPVLVRDGRPCLTGSPTYNTSYSAVGAPSAYGYNGYPAYSYNNSVYTNTYSCSSLPALPPSNSAANAFMNMNLGPLGAQTQSQSAQGAVVPPCQGTLQGIRAW from the exons ATGCTCCCCAGTCCTGTTATAACATCCTCCAGCACGCCTTTTTCTGTCAAGGACATCTTGAAGTTGGAGCTGCAACAGCAATCGCAAGAATTCCAGTTCATCTCGTGCTTCTCGGGTCTATCTGGCGCGCTCCCGGTGCAGACCGGTGCTTTCCGAGCGCACTCGCCGCCCTCCTGCATGCTGGCTCGCAGGGACAGCCCGAGTCCAATCAGCTCGGAGAGCGACGAGAGGATGTCGTACCTCGGCGCGCTTGCAGGAGCCGACAGGCTGCACGCGGAGTCCGGACTGCCAGTGGAGATGTTCAGCAACCCGGCGCAGATCCACCCTGTGGAGCTGGAACTGGAGAACGAGCAGGAGGAGGACCGAGACACAA AGGTCGGTTGTGCATCGCGGTGCGAGGGGGCCGAGAAGCCGCCGGGCAAGCAGCAGAGAACCAGAAGGAAGCCCCGGGTGCTCTTCTCTCAAACTCAAGTGTTCGAGCTGGAGCGTCGCTTCAAGCGGCAGCGCTACCTGTCCGCCCCGGAGAGAGAGCACCTGGCGGGTTCGCTCAAACTGACGCCCACGCAGGTGAAGATCTGGTTCCAGAACCGGAGGTACAAATGCAAGAGGCAGCGGCAGGACAAGACACTAGAGATGGCAGgacatcaccaccaccatcaccatcatcaccCACCGGGTCCTCCGCCGCCTCCCCCGCCGCCCAGGAGGGTGGCCGTGCCGGTGCTGGTGCGGGACGGCAGGCCTTGTTTGACTGGATCCCCGACTTATAACACGTCCTACTCAGcggtgggagcaccgagcgcGTACGGCTACAACGGCTACCCGGCCTACAGCTACAACAACTCGGTGTACACCAACACTTATTCTTGTAGTAGTTTACCTGCTCTGCCGCCCTCCAACAGCGCCGCCAACGCCTTCATGAACATGAATTTGGGACCGCTGGGCGCGCAGACGCAAAGTCAGTCCGCACAAGGAGCGGTGGTCCCTCCGTGCCAGGGGACTCTGCAGGGCATCAGGGCATGGTAA